The Juglans microcarpa x Juglans regia isolate MS1-56 chromosome 8S, Jm3101_v1.0, whole genome shotgun sequence genome has a window encoding:
- the LOC121244188 gene encoding uncharacterized mitochondrial protein AtMg00310-like: protein MGMFLIPASIIRKLNQILRKFWWGFNEDSSKIQWVNWKKLSGRKDMGGLGFRDLRCFNLALLSKQGWRILQNPTSLVAQILKQKYFNKGDLLEVKLGSGLSFAWRGIHVGLTLLKEGLIWRVGNGQKINIWQDRWIPSLPAQKILTPREVDC, encoded by the coding sequence ATGGGGATGTTTCTAATACCAGCATCTATAATAAGGAAGTTGAATCAGATACTAAGGAAATTTTGGTGGGGATTCAATGAAGACTCCTCAAAAATTCAGTGGGTCAATTGGAAGAAACTTAGTGGCAGGAAGGATATGGGAGGGCTTGGATTTAGAGATCTGAGATGCTTTAATCTTGCCTTACTCTCCAAACAGGGATGGAGGATCCTTCAAAATCCAACATCCCTAGTGGCACAAATTTTAAAGCAAAAGTACTTCAACAAAGGTGATTTGCTCGAAGTAAAGCTAGGGAGTGGGCTTTCCTTTGCATGGAGAGGAATACATGTTGGCTTAACATTGTTAAAGGAAGGTCTCATATGGAGGGTTGGAAATGGacaaaagattaatatttggCAAGACAGATGGATACCTTCATTACCTGCACAAAAGATATTGACTCCTCGAGAAGTAGACTGCTGA